Proteins from one Clostridiales bacterium genomic window:
- a CDS encoding ribose-phosphate diphosphokinase: protein MNIHGKDIKIFAGNSNLKLAREIAEKIGLPIGSASVGMFSDGESAINIEEVVRGSDVFIIQSTSKPVNDNLIELLIMIDALKRASAGRITAVMPYFGYARQDRKAKARDPISAKLVANLLTVSGADRILTMDLHAAQLQGFFDIPVDHLVGVPILAQYFKERFSDDDDIVVVSPDVGSVTRSRKFAERLECPLAIIDKRRPKANVCEVMNVIGDIQDKKVILVDDMIDTAGTVINATNALIERGAKEVYACCTHAVFSGPAIDRIKNSPIKEMVVLNTIDLPKEKRLDKIKILSVASVFAEAIERIYGDISISTLFNQID, encoded by the coding sequence ATGAATATTCATGGAAAAGACATAAAAATTTTTGCAGGTAATTCTAACTTAAAGTTAGCACGCGAAATAGCAGAGAAGATAGGTCTTCCTATAGGTAGTGCCAGCGTGGGTATGTTCAGCGATGGAGAAAGTGCTATAAATATAGAGGAAGTAGTGAGAGGATCTGATGTATTTATAATACAATCTACTAGTAAGCCTGTTAACGATAATTTAATTGAGTTATTGATAATGATTGATGCACTAAAACGTGCATCCGCGGGAAGGATAACAGCGGTTATGCCTTATTTTGGATATGCAAGGCAAGATAGAAAAGCTAAGGCTAGAGATCCAATTTCAGCAAAGTTGGTTGCGAACCTATTGACAGTATCGGGTGCAGATAGAATATTAACTATGGATCTACATGCTGCACAGTTGCAGGGATTTTTTGATATACCAGTGGATCACTTGGTTGGTGTACCAATTCTTGCGCAATATTTTAAAGAAAGATTTAGTGATGATGATGATATAGTTGTTGTTTCTCCAGATGTGGGAAGTGTAACTAGGTCTAGAAAGTTTGCCGAAAGGTTAGAGTGTCCACTTGCCATAATAGATAAACGTAGGCCCAAGGCAAATGTATGTGAAGTTATGAATGTAATAGGTGACATACAAGATAAAAAAGTTATTCTTGTCGATGATATGATAGATACTGCAGGTACTGTAATTAACGCGACTAATGCACTTATAGAGAGAGGTGCAAAAGAGGTTTACGCCTGTTGTACACATGCAGTTTTTTCAGGTCCTGCAATAGATAGAATAAAAAATTCACCTATAAAGGAGATGGTAGTACTAAATACAATAGATTTACCAAAAGAAAAAAGATTAGATAAGATAAAAATATTATCGGTCGCAAGTGTTTTTGCAGAGGCGATTGAAAGAATATATGGAGATATATCCATAAGTACCTTGTTTAATCAGATAGACTAA
- the glmU gene encoding bifunctional UDP-N-acetylglucosamine diphosphorylase/glucosamine-1-phosphate N-acetyltransferase GlmU, translated as MNNILGIILAAGEGRRMKSDSAKILHKVCGKPMIEHVRYSLRKALIEDVIVVVGHKKEQVKDYLQDKVKYVVQKEQLGTGHAVREVFNACDINSKYVLVLCGDMPLITDETISETIKYHIDNKFSVTIISTCLDDPSGYGRIVRNSTGDVVKIVEHRDANVNELNINEVNSGMYCFDADCLKSAIEKVKSNNSQGEYYLTDTIEILINDGKRVGARKISDSREILGVNNRIQLEEANKIMRRRINERHMLNGVTFIDSSTTYIEDEVIIGKDTTIYPNTILEGSTRIGEGCVIGPSTKIISSEVGDSVVINNSQVLESIIQNGTKVGPFAYVRPGSNIGMNVKIGDFVEIKKSQIGDNTKISHLTYVGDAEVGRGVNLGCGVVAVNYDGKKKNKTIVGDNSFVGCNVNLISPVELEDNTFVAAGSTITDDVPKNSLAIARSRQIIKQDWVTNREENYK; from the coding sequence ATGAACAATATATTGGGTATAATTCTTGCAGCGGGCGAAGGTAGGAGAATGAAATCTGATAGTGCGAAGATTTTACACAAAGTTTGTGGTAAGCCAATGATTGAACATGTTAGATATTCACTTAGAAAAGCTTTAATTGAGGATGTTATTGTTGTGGTGGGTCACAAAAAAGAGCAAGTTAAGGATTATTTGCAAGATAAAGTAAAGTACGTTGTTCAAAAAGAACAGCTAGGTACGGGGCATGCAGTAAGAGAGGTATTTAATGCTTGTGATATAAATAGTAAGTATGTTTTGGTGCTGTGTGGGGATATGCCATTGATTACAGATGAGACCATATCAGAGACAATAAAGTATCATATAGACAACAAGTTTTCTGTAACTATAATATCTACATGCTTGGATGACCCAAGTGGATATGGCAGAATAGTTAGAAATAGCACAGGGGATGTTGTAAAAATAGTTGAACATAGAGATGCAAATGTTAATGAATTAAATATAAATGAAGTTAATTCGGGTATGTATTGTTTTGATGCAGATTGTCTTAAAAGTGCAATAGAAAAAGTTAAGAGTAATAACAGTCAAGGTGAATATTATTTAACAGATACCATAGAAATTTTAATAAATGATGGCAAGAGAGTTGGAGCAAGAAAGATATCAGATAGCAGGGAAATTTTAGGAGTAAATAACAGGATACAGCTAGAGGAAGCTAATAAGATTATGAGACGTAGAATCAATGAAAGGCATATGCTAAATGGAGTTACATTTATAGATTCGTCTACAACATACATAGAGGATGAAGTTATAATAGGAAAAGACACAACAATATATCCAAATACAATTTTGGAGGGAAGTACAAGAATAGGTGAAGGGTGTGTGATAGGTCCTAGCACAAAGATAATTTCTAGTGAAGTGGGTGATAGTGTAGTTATAAATAATTCGCAAGTGTTGGAGAGCATAATTCAAAATGGTACTAAGGTTGGGCCATTTGCGTATGTTAGGCCAGGTAGCAATATTGGGATGAACGTAAAAATTGGAGATTTTGTAGAGATAAAAAAATCTCAAATAGGGGATAATACAAAGATTTCTCATCTTACCTATGTAGGAGATGCAGAGGTGGGGAGAGGAGTTAACTTAGGTTGTGGAGTTGTTGCTGTAAATTACGATGGTAAGAAAAAAAACAAAACAATTGTAGGAGATAATTCATTTGTTGGATGTAATGTAAACTTGATATCACCGGTGGAGCTAGAAGATAATACATTTGTTGCTGCTGGATCAACAATAACAGATGATGTGCCTAAGAATTCATTGGCAATAGCAAGATCAAGACAAATTATAAAACAAGACTGGGTGACCAATAGAGAAGAGAATTATAAGTAA